TTTCTGTTATTTTTTCATCTAGGATTTTTTTTTtagttgatgatgacgacgacattagtatatatgcatgacaAGATGATTGAGAGGCATGAAACAGAACAAAGAACAAAGAGATATGGAGCTCCAGTACCGTTTTCAGTTATGAGCATCGCTGGATTTCCGTACTTCTGGCTGATGTAGTGCACGCATCCGTACATCCCCCTCGGGACAATATAAAGCCATTTAGAATTCGCATGTAACGTACAATTCACGCACCCACAAGGATTTATCATGTTAATTTCCAACTTATGGTCGGAGAAATAAAGCTGAGAAAGGTTTCAGCTAGGAGCTTCATACCCTTGGTCCAATCGGTTTGCCATTTCGCTCAACTGCAAAGTTTCGGCTATAAATTAAGGATGAAGCGCAATAATATATGCTGATGTAAAGTAAAACCTGCAGCTTAAGACAGGAAGGAAACTCACATGAATAAGTAACCTGCAAATCGGCTGAGTAGCTAGTCGGCCTCTGCTGCACCAATTTCTGCCCCTTCACAAATTCAGTTGTGTATTGATTGACTCCGATCCAGTCCGCTGAGCCCTTGACCACTTTAGCTTCATCAGGAGTGAACCTGGGCAACCTCTCTTTCACAAGGTCTTGCATTATCTGTGGGTTTTTTCtttgaaaaggggggactccccggcctctgcatcagaacgatgcatacggcatTATCTGTGGGTACTGTCCATTTATTAGTGAATCAAGAAACCTGCATCCAATGCAACTGTCATTGATATATaatccctccatcccaaaataagtgtctcaactttgtactagctcTAGTATAAAGTTGTATTAAGCTTAAGACagttattttgggacggagggagtatttttttATCTAAATAAAACTCTTTGCCaaatgcatgatactagtatggCCGTACCAAGCAACAAGGAAGTCCATGGCTCTTTGAGCTGCAGCTTGGTCTTCAGTTGAGTTGCTAAGAGCCTCGTACCAACTGACGTCCAGAACTATTCCAACCTTCCCTTGCTGAGCTGCCTACATTTTGTTTCTACTATTCTATCACCGATCTAGACGGAATGATCAATGTTCACGACAAATCATACAAATCTGATATGTCAAGACACTATTTGTCACTAACATGCCCAGTGAGTTGTGGAAGCAATAATGCTTATATATACATTCATGGATATATACTCAATCACAAAAACAATCTTGTTGGACACAATTAATGCACATTGACCATGCGCCAAGACAAAATTAATTTCATAATGATTTTGTAAGTGAAAATTAAATCAAACTAAACTCCCTAAGGCTGATTATATTATAATATACTCTTATAGTTCAAGTAGAAAAATACCTGATACTTGTTCCGGTATATTGCAACTGCATAACCATGTGCTAAGAGAAAATTATGAGCAACAATGTAAGGCTCTGTTGCTGAGTTCCCACCAGCAGAGCATTTGGTGCACCTTTGGGGAGGAGCCGTCGCTATATCATAACCACCAATCGCTACTCTACTTGGTTCGTTGAATGTAAACCAGTGCGTTACACGGTCGCCAAAGGTCTTAAAACAAAAGTCAGCGTAATCTGCAAATAGTTTCCTACAGAAGGAAAAAAAAAAGTCTTGAAACAAAAGTTGGCGTAATCTGCAAATAGTTCCCTACAGAACAAATATTACGAACATAATCACGCATGCTGCTTCGACATAGAAAAATAAAGTGATTGTGTGTTGTACGATTTACTTTTTGAGTAAACATACAAAAACTTCTGCATCCTAATGTACATTTCTTGCGTAGGTGGAGGTCGTCGGCTGGCGTCGTGGCGGCGTCAATGACGGAGGACCTGCCAAGGCTCGCGTAGGTGGAGGTCGTCGTTTTGCGTCGTGGTGGCGTGATGACGGAGGACCTGCCAAGATTATCACCTCAATCTGCTCTAAAGATGGACCAGCGGAAGACggcggcgacgacacatgtgAGTGCGTCGGACCGGTTTGGGCCCCGGACTTGGCAGATGGCTCGGTCGgggcctccggctttagatgttacgCTTAGGTGAGAAGTCTGGGTATGTGACCCAGCTTGCACCCCTTCATCATTAGGATAGGAGTAGCGGCAaatgttgccaagatggtggattcaggcatattgttgttctactttgtaaggtcctcgagaataattaataaaatgaccGCATGCATCtttcagatgcagaggccggtggtcatcctccttttcaaaaaaaatcctaatgTACATTTCTCGAATATGTGAAGTCACATTTAATAGAAAATTATGTATGTAAAAAGAGTAACTGGTAATTTGTCTAAACAATTTTTCATTTATGCTTCTAAATCCAAACTATAAGTCTAGAAATACTCTGAATGGGAATGTAAATCTAACACGTTAGTAAATAGAAAGATCTATTGCTAGTTTGACTTACACTGTCTTTGCAGTTAACCAGCCTCCATACTTCTTCTCAAGTGCTAGAGGGAGATCATAGTGGTAAAGATTGACATAAGGAGTAACGCTTGCTTAGTTTTCATGGAAACATTCAGATATCGATGTATTTATTTAGGTTCCCATGGAAGTTTCGCAGGTTGAAATGAACGCCTAGCTATGCTAGCTGTACCTCTCTGA
The Aegilops tauschii subsp. strangulata cultivar AL8/78 chromosome 3, Aet v6.0, whole genome shotgun sequence genome window above contains:
- the LOC109758908 gene encoding beta-glucosidase 7-like, translating into MTARSARCMLLLLALVAALHGHGGGACVRATKAPSRPRWLDGLSRASFPKGFVFGTATSAYQVEGMATGGGRGPSIWDAFAHTPGSSSFHLKVVGNQNADVTTDQYHRYKEDVNLMKGLNFDAYRFSISWSRIFPDGEGKVNEGVAYYNNLIDYLLQRASVTPYVNLYHYDLPLALEKKYGGWLTAKTVKLFADYADFCFKTFGDRVTHWFTFNEPSRVAIGGYDIATAPPQRCTKCSAGGNSATEPYIVAHNFLLAHGYAVAIYRNKYQAAQQGKVGIVLDVSWYEALSNSTEDQAAAQRAMDFLVAWFLDSLINGQYPQIMPKNPQIMQDLVKERLPRFTPDEAKVVKGSADWIGVNQYTTEFVKGQKLVQQRPTSYSADLQVTYSFERNGKPIGPRANSKWLYIVPRGMYGCVHYISQKYGNPAMLITENGMDQPGNLTRDQYLRDATRVRYYRSYLCELKKAIDGGANVLGYFAWSLLDNFEWMYGYTSKFGIVYVNFNSPTLERHPKASAYWFRDLLQH